In a single window of the Hypanus sabinus isolate sHypSab1 chromosome 15, sHypSab1.hap1, whole genome shotgun sequence genome:
- the LOC132405128 gene encoding M-phase inducer phosphatase 1-B-like encodes MFGNCVAMIDECEDATMTLSPDFCPSYRLNSKKLLSIIQDSNSSMSFSPEPTASPMQDHSLSFCDGRTNSFSETPKRCLDLSNLSSGGEASASPDTVLRGWCLDSPGVTDAQTGELHGVGRTRQPLPEILCSSPMLVTSGSQTLAQDHVDFRSLDHNKENEGDEFKKPVCLAPKITLPPSQGQEVCETSTTSLLGFEMEAVNHAMSKDSGCLDYAMSEDNPPDEFLELIQNDPERNSNMNKAMTSSMAALFTGDLVNQGMDTSTIPVRRSKPGLFRSPSMPERLHKPFLKRLERSREMDTPVKKKRQKSFEYSSENLKKQEDQFMGQDAISCKINASNALEDDRNPMELIGNFSNVYVLPTVMGKHEDLKYITPETMAMILHGEYDHLLEEVYIVDCRYPYEFAGGHIKGALNLHRADDAIDYFLKKPIIPKSKEKRLILIFHCEFSSERGPKMCRLVREEDRSINDYPNLYYPELYILKGGYKAFFSQFMNYCDPPMYCPMDHVDFQEEMLKLRKKSKSWAGERQRRDLISRLRKV; translated from the exons ATGTTTGGGAACTGTGTTGCCATGATAGATGAGTGTGAAGATGCCACCATGACACTCAGTCCTGACTTCTGTCCGAGCTATCGACTGAACAGCAAGAAGTTGCTCTCCATTATCCAAGACAGTAACTCTTCCATGTCATTCTCTCCTGAGCCTACAGCATCACCTATGCAAGACCACTCCCTCAGCTTCTGTGATGG CCGAACTAATTCTTTCAGTGAAACTCCGAAACGTTGCCTGGACTTGTCAAATCTGAGTAGCGGGGGTGAGGCATCAGCCTCTCCAGACACTGTACTCAGAG gttgGTGCCTTGATTCACCTGGTGTAACAGATGCACAAACTGGAGAATT GCACGGTGTGGGAAGAACCCGACAACCTCTG CCAGAGATTCTCTGCAGCAGTCCTATGTTGGTTACTTCTGGCTCTCAAACCCTGGCCCAAGATCATGTTGATTTCAGAAGTCTGGACCACAACAAGGAAAAT GAAGGAGATGAGTTTAAGAAGCCGGTTTGCCTAGCTCCCAAGATAACATTGCCACCCTCCCAAGGACAAGAAGTCTGTGAAACCTCAACAACATCTTTG CTTGGCTTTGAGATGGAGGCAGTCAATCATGCAATGTCAAAAGACTCTGGGTGCCTGGACTATGCCATGAGTGAAGACAATCCTCCTGATGAGTTTTTGGAGTTGATTCAGAATGATCCAGAG AGGAATTCGAACATGAACAAGGCCATGACCTCCAGCATGGCTGCTCTTTTCACTGGAGATCTCGTGAACCAGGGAATGGACACAAGCACA ATTCCTGTCAGGAGGAGCAAGCCAGGCCTGTTTCGGTCACCTTCTATGCCAGAGAGGCTGCACAAGCCATTCCTGAAAAGATTGGAGAGATCTCGGGAAATGGACACACCTGTGAAGAAGAAGCGGCAGAAGAGTTTTGAATACTCCTCGGAGAACCTGAAGAAGCAGGAGGACCAGTTCATG GGCCAAGATGCAATCAGCTGCAAGATCAATGCTTCGAATGCTTTGGAAGACGACAGGAACCCCATGGAGCTAATAGGGAACTTTTCCAAT GTTTATGTGTTGCCCACTGTAATGGGTAAGCATGAAGATCTGAAATATATCACCCCTGAAACT ATGGCTATGATACTACATGGAGAATATGACCACCTTTTAGAAGAAGTCTACATCGTTGACTGCCGTTATCCTTACGAGTTTGCGGGAGGACATATCAAG GGTGCCCTGAACCTTCACAGAGCGGATGATGCTATTGATTACTTTCTAAAGAAGCCCATTATTCCTAAATCCAAGGAGAAGCGATTGATTctcatcttccactgtgaatttTCATCAGAACGAGGACCAAAGAT GTGTCGGTTAGTGCGGGAAGAGGATCGCAGTATAAACGACTACCCAAATCTGTACTATCCAGAGCTCTACATTCTGAAAGGAGGGTACAAGGCTTTCTTCTCTCAGTTCATG AATTACTGTGACCCTCCCATGTACTGCCCCATGGATCACGTGGACTTCCAGGAGGAGATGTTAAAGCTGCGAAAGAAGAGCAAGTCCTGGGCTGGAGAGCGACAGAGACGGGACCTCATCTCAAGACTGAGGAAGGTGTGA